In Exiguobacterium sp. 9-2, the genomic window AAATATGGTATCGAGCCGCTCGTGACGATTTCGCATTACGAACTACCGCTTCATCTAGCAAAAGAATACGGAGGATGGCGTGATCGCCGACTCGTAACGTTTTTTGAACGATACAGCCGGGTATTATTTGAACGCTATCAAGGGAAAGTCAAGTACTGGTTAACGTTTAATGAAATCAATGGTGCCCAGTTCATGCCGATGCTCAGTCTTGGGATGGCAGTGCGTGAAGACGAAAACATGTTACAGTCGACATACCAAGGTCTACATCATCAATTCGTCGCAAGTAGTCTAGCAACGAAAGCGGCTCGCCAAATCGATCCATCGATGCAAATCGGATGTATGCTGATCGCTGCACCCGTATATGCGTACAGTTCGAATCCGGTCGATGTTCAGTTTGCGCTAGAGGAAGAACGGATGATGAACTATTTCTGCGGGGACGTCCATGTCCGTGGTGCTTATCCGGCATTTGCTGACCGTTTCTTTGCAGAAAACGGAATCGAGCTAGCGATCGAAGACGGTGATCTTGATCTGTTACGCGACTATACGGTCGACTTCTTCTCGCTCAGTTATTATATGTCGCGGACGGAAAAAGCAGAAAAAGATGGAGACGAAGCAGGCGGAAATATCATGAGCGGGGTCAAGAATCCGTATCTGAAAGCGAGTGATTGGGGCTGGGAAATCGACCCGGATGGCTTACGTATCATCTTAAATAAATTGTATGATCGTTATCAGGTTCCGTTGTTCATTGTCGAAAATGGACTTGGTGCTTACGACGAAGTGGAGCCGGATGGTACGATTCATGACTCTTACCGGATTGCGTATCTTGAAGGTCACTTAAAGGCCATGATGGAGGCGATTCAAGACGGCGTTGAGATGATGGGGTATACGAGCTGGGGTTGTATCGATCTTGTCAGTGCGTCGACTGGTGAATACAGTAAACGATACGGTTTCATTTACGTTGATAAACACGATGATGGTTCGGGAACACTTGCCCGTTCACGGAAAGATTCATTCTATTGGTACAAAGAGATCATTGCTACGAATGGTGCTGCATTAACGCAGACTTCCATCTCAAAATAAAAAGATAAAGCCCTAAAAGCGGACTAGAAGCGTCTGCTTTTAGGGCTTTAATATGTAATGTGGAATTGAACTTAAATGAATCTATATCTTTGTTGTCGATCTCCGAACCATTTGGATTCTGCTTTATAAAATAAGAGGATTCCTATAATACGGTTTCGTTTTGTTTTAACGATAGATTTGCTACACTTACGACAGAACCATACAGGAGGTCATACGAGATGAAAACGATTCATGTAGATGAATTACAAGAGCGATTAGAGGCAGGTGAGGCGTTGCATGTCGTCGACGTCCGTGAGCAGGATGAATACGATGCAGGACATATTCCGAACGTCCGCTTCCTTCCGATGTCTGAGATCGGCGAACGCTATACGGAATTGCAAGAAGGCGAAACCTACTACTTGATCTGTAAAGCGGGTGCGCGGAGCGAAAACGTCGGTCGTTTCCTCGAGCAATATGGATACGACATCGTCAACGTCGAAGGCGGTATGATGAACTGGAAGGGCGATCAAGAAGCATAAGGTAAGCGTTACCAAGGAAGACGACTCGAACTGAGTCGTCTTTTTTCATGTGAACTAGTACACGTTTATCGATTTTTCTATGAACATTTTTCGTTATTCTTCCGATAGAGAAGGTAGAATAGCGAGTCCTTGCACTCGAGAATGGAGTGACACATGGAACAAAAGATCAAACGAACAATGAGCATCAAACAAAAATTAATCGTGACATCCATTCTACTTTTGATGATTCCTGCATTAGTAATCGGCTTTGTCGCATATGACCTCGCGAAACAAAAGATGACGGAACAGATTCTTCAATCTGCTCATAGTGGAGTCGACCGGATGAATGATGAGATTCAAAACATCATTGATCCGATGCGGCGCGATGTCGCCTTTTTTGCGGACCGAATTGACGGAACGCTCTATCAAAAAGGAAAACAAAATGCTGCGTTAAAGGAAAAAATGACTGAATATCTCGATATGCATCCGCAGGCGGCGAACATCTATTTCGCGACGACGGACGGGGATATGAATATTTTCCCGGAACAGGTCATGCCAGATGATTATGATCCACGGGAACGCTCGTGGTATCAATCGGCAGAAGCAGCAGGTGGCAAGGTCGTCATCACGGATCCGTACGTCGATGCTGCCTCGAACAAGATGATGGTCACGCTCTCGCAGACGACTGGTAACGGAAAAGGTGTCGTGGCGATTGATGTCGATGTCGACCGGATCGCGGAAATCGCGAAAAAGATCAAAATCGGAAAAGAAGGATACGTAATGATTCTTGATTCTACGAAAAAAATCGTTACGCATCCGACATTAAAACCAGGTGAGAAAGCGACAGGCAAATGGGTGTCATCACTTTACGCTAACCCAGCAGGGCAATTTGGCTATGAGTTTGAAAACAAAGGCAAACAGATGGACTTCATGACGAACGACCTGACGAAGTGGAAGGTTGCCGGAACACTGTACGATCATGAAATCACGGATGCGACATCGAGTATTCTTTGGACGACGCTTGTTGTCATCGGCGGGATGTTGCTCGTCGCAGCCATCTTCATCTACTTCATTCTTCGCTCGATTCTTCGCCCACTCGGTCATTTAACACGTGGAGCAGAACGGATTCAATCTGGTGATTTGACGGAGCCCGTCATCGTTGAATCAAATGATGAAGTGGGGAAAGTGGCGCAAAGCTTTAACGTCATGGTTGACTCACTCCGTTCGATCATCATTAATCTCGATCAGTCGATTACACAAGTAGCTGGCTCTTCTCAGGAATTGATGGCGAACTCAGCTCAGACGACATCGGCATCGGAACAGATCGCGGGATCGATTCAACAGGTCGCAGCAGGGGCGGATCAATCGAAACGCCAACTCGATGCGAATGCTGTTTCGCTCCAATCGATTACAGCAGGCATCATGCGAATCGCTGAGAGCTCAACCGATGTCTCGGAATTGTCACGTTCAACGGCAACAGAAGCCGAGAATGGAACAGTTGCTGTGCTGAAGAACGTTGAGCAGATGAAAGAAATCGATGCTTCTGTTCAGAACTTCGGTGGTGTCATCAGCTCACTCGCCCATCGTTCGAATGAAATCGGAAAAATCGTCGATGTCATCAACGGTATCGCTGAGCAAACGAACTTGTTAGCACTGAACGCAGCGATCGAAGCAGCACGCGCAGGCGAAAATGGAAAAGGATTCGCTGTCGTCGCGAGTGAAGTGCGTAAACTAGCAGAGCAATCACAGGATTCAACGAAACAGATTGCACAGCTGATTCAAAACATTAAACAGGAGACGGATCAGTCGGTCACGATGATGAAGGAAGTCTCAGGACAGACGAAAGCCGGTTTGTCGACGACAGAAGCATCAGCAGAGCGTTTCCAAAAGATTCTCGAACGAACGCAGGAAATGACGCCACGGATCGAAGACGTGACGGCGACTGTCGAAGAAATTGCAGCGAACGTCCAAGAAGTATCTGCGTCAGCGACGGAAATCGCACATATCGCGCAAGAGAATTCGTCCGCTTCGAAACAAGTCGCAGCGACGACGGAAGAACAGTTGAGTGCGATGGAAGAGATTTCGCAATCCGCCAAAGTATTATCCGATATGGCGGAAGAACTACAGGTACTCGTTGCCCGTTTCCGTGTTTAAATGATCAAATCAAAAAAAGGCAAGGAAGCCCGTCTTCCTTGCTTTTTTGTCTGTCAACATTCGGTGACAAACGGAACAAATAGCTTATAATCCCTGTGAATCCGGGCTTGAGACAGTGTTAAATCGGGAATTTAATTAGTATCTAACACTTCGAAGGAGGTGGGTACGGTGAAGCAGTTTCGTAAAATAAGAGAGTGGCAAGATGCAGGTCTTTTGGATGAAGCAACTGTTGAACGAATTCTGAACTATGAAAATCAACGTTCAACAAAACAACGTCTGCCTTTGTTATTAATCATTGGAGGTACCTTCGTCGTATTGGCTGTATTCAGCTTTTTGGCTGCTAATTGGCAAGCGATGCCAGTCGGCTGGAAAATCGGACTCGTCGTAGTACTCATGTGGAGCTGTTACATCGTGGCAGATCTTTCGGAACGTCGTCATATTCTTCATCCGATTGTCTTTCGAATCGGTGGAATCCTAGCATTTGGTGCCTCAATTCTCGTCGTGGTTCAAAGTTTTCATTTGCCGATGGAAGGATCATTACTCGGTTGGTGTGTGTTTGTCGCCGCGTTAGTACATTATGTACTTTGGCGTCATGAGGCATACGGTGTCGTCGCCTTTCTTTCCGGATGGACGATCTTCACGAGTCTTGGGGGATTTGGTCAGGAGCAGGCGAGTTATCTTGACTGGACGTCCTTTAGTCTTATGATTATACTTTCGTTCAGCTGGTTTTACTTCAGTCAACAGCTGCCGTCGCTTTTATTTAGCTGGCTGTTTCTTTTTTTCAGCGGTCTATCCTTGTTTCTCCTCGTATCATATGACGGATTCCTGTGGCCGATTTGGACGCTATTTTTGCTTGTTCCAGTTCTCTGGCTTGTTCGTGAGGAATCCAATCGCCGTATCGTCGAGATGGTCTATCTGGTCGTCGCTGCTATCAGTTCGATCATCTATTTATCCGTTCGTGCGGAATCAAACGTCGTATTACCCTCCGTGACAGAAGCGGTACTGTTAGCTATCGTCTCCACCGGTCTAGGAATCTTTCTCTATCAAAAACGTCGTGGATTGTTGTTCATCGTACCGCTTGGATTCGTCGGAGTACTCTGGATTGATGAACAGGCAATTCTACTTGCCATTCTCTTTGAATTATCCGCGCTACTGTATCTGTTATATCAAGAACGCCGTCATGCAGTCGTCTGGCCAGCCTTTCTCTATTTCATTCTCGTTCAAATTGCGATATATGTCATATATGCATGGGATCGTTTAAACATGTCCTTATTTTTCCTCATTGGTGCGCTACTCATCTTCTTATTGTCCGGTGTCTTATGGTGGTTACGCCGTAAAGGAGGTGTGGCGTCATGAAGCGTTATCTGATACCAGTATTGCAGACATGCGCCGTCGGTCTGTTGATCGTCAGCTTTTTTGCGACCTCCTGGTTCGGGACATCGTACCGTTTTCGGGCAGAACCGTTTGATCCGTTTGATCCCGTTTACGGCGAATACGTGATGCTTCAGTACCCAGATTTAAAACCTGGTCCGAGGATTCAAAACGGACGTGTCTATGTCAGCTTCAAGACGGATGCTTCCGGTTATGCTCAAATCGATCGGATTTCGAATGAACGATTCTTCGGAAGTATCGCCGGCGATTATTACGAGCAATATGTATCGATTCCGCAGTTGACGCAGTATTATGTCGAACAGGGAAGCGGAAAACAATACGAAAAAGCAAAAGCACTGGAAGTCCGAGCGGATGTGTCACCATGGGGAACGATCCGGACGACGAATTTAAAGATTTCTGAGTAAAAAACCTTGCGCCAGGAATAAAACGGTTGTACTATTAATTTAAATTTTCAGACAACTGAATCTGCATGTGTAGATGGGAAGAGTAAAGTGATTGGAAATCGATAGAGAGTCTCTGTTGCTGGAAATGAGACGATTTCGATACTTGAAGATGGTCCCGGAGCAGTCGGAAGAACGTGAACCGTGTTCATCAGTAGAACCGACCGGTAGGAAGGATACCGTTAGCATTCCATGGAGTCTCGTACTCCTAGAGGTGGCTGAGCGTGAGTTGAGTCATGAACGAAGGTGGTACCACGTGATCAGACATCACGTCCTGAGAAATAAGGGCGTGGTGTCTTTTTTTGTGGAGACGTTCCCGCAGGAGGAGGATGACGAGATGGCAGAAGCATTGGTATTGCAATCAGACTTTGGCGTGAGTGATGGGGCAGTGAGTGCGATGTATGGGGTGGCCCATAGCATCAATCCGGAGATTCGGATTTTTGATTTAACGCATGACATTCCGCCATTCCACATTTGGGAAGCGTCCTATCGGTTACTGCAGACGGTGCCGTACTGGACGGAGCAAACGGTGTTCGTTTCTATCGTCGATCCGGGTGTCGGGTCGAGGCGAAAGAGTGTCGTCGCGCGAACACGGACCAATCAATACATCATTACACCGGATAATGGGACGTTGACGCATCTTTGGCAAGCCGGATACATTGCGGAAGTGAGACAACTCGATGATCGCCGGCATCGTCTGCCTCGGATGGGAGAATCGTACACGTTTCACGGACGAGATATCTTTGCCTTCACGGGTGCGCGATTATCGAGCCACGTCATCACGTTCGAAGAGATGGGACCGCTTTTACCTACTGAAGAACTCGTCTTACTCGACCGGACACCTGCCTCGTCGTCGGATATCGGTGTCACGGGTATCGTCGAGATTCTCGATGTCCGCTTCGGAAACGTCTGGACGAACATTCCCGTCGCACTCGTCCGTCAGACAGGTCTCGATATCGGGAGCCACGTCAAGGTAAGGGTTTCGTACCGAGACCGGATCGTCTACGAACAAACACTGCTCTTCGGTCATTCGTTCGCAGATGTGCCGGTCGGTTCAGGAGTTGTCTACATCAATTCGCTGGATCAGATTGCTCTTGCCTTGAATCAAGGTTCGTTTGCACATGCATTTGAAGTTGGAATCGGAAATGATTGGAGTGTTAGCGTACAACACATTAAAGGAGGAGATCGAACATGAAAGGATTTACGACAAAACAAATCGTCGCAACTGGGATCGGAGCAGCTGTATTCATCATTTTAAGTCGATTCGCTGCGATTCCGACAGGCGTACCGAACACGTCAATCGAGACAGCCTATGCATTTCTCGCATTCATGGCGGTCTTGTTCGGACCGGTTACAGCCGGCTTGATCGGTCTGATCGGTCATGGCTTAAAAGATGCGATTTTATACGGTTCCCCGTGGTGGAGTTGGGTCATCGTCTCCGGGTTCGTCGGGTTTGGTATCGGATTGATTGCTAACCGAATTCGTTTAGAAGAAGGCGGATTGACGACTCGTAAAATCGTTTTATTCAACGCCACACAAGCCATCGTGCAAGCGATTGGTTGGATCATCATCGCACCTGTACTCGATATTTTAATTTACACGGAGCCGGCGAATAAAGTCTTCGTTCAAGGTGCGGTCGCTGCGACATCAAACATCTTGACAGTCGGTGTCATCGGAACGTTATTACTCGTCACGTATGCCAAAACAAGAAGTAAAGCAGGCAGCTTGAAACGCGAAGTTTGACCGAATGAGCTATGATCCTGTGCGAAGAAACGGCAGGGACATAGCTCATTTAGCTTGGGGGGAGAAAGACATGACAAACGTGATTGAATTTCAGGATTTTTCATTTACATATCGGAGTCAGTCGGAACCGACACTCCGGCAGATTCAGTTAACGATTCAAGCAGGCGAACGCATCTTAATTGTTGGACCTTCGGGTTCAGGAAAAAG contains:
- a CDS encoding ECF-type riboflavin transporter substrate-binding protein; amino-acid sequence: MKGFTTKQIVATGIGAAVFIILSRFAAIPTGVPNTSIETAYAFLAFMAVLFGPVTAGLIGLIGHGLKDAILYGSPWWSWVIVSGFVGFGIGLIANRIRLEEGGLTTRKIVLFNATQAIVQAIGWIIIAPVLDILIYTEPANKVFVQGAVAATSNILTVGVIGTLLLVTYAKTRSKAGSLKREV
- a CDS encoding GDYXXLXY domain-containing protein, producing the protein MKRYLIPVLQTCAVGLLIVSFFATSWFGTSYRFRAEPFDPFDPVYGEYVMLQYPDLKPGPRIQNGRVYVSFKTDASGYAQIDRISNERFFGSIAGDYYEQYVSIPQLTQYYVEQGSGKQYEKAKALEVRADVSPWGTIRTTNLKISE
- a CDS encoding glycoside hydrolase family 1 protein, whose amino-acid sequence is MKQIKSDFLWGGATAANQLEGAYATDGKGLSIADVMPGGKHRMNVIHDPRFDFELKEEYTYPNHDGIDFYQHYKEDIALFAEMGFKTYRMSIAWSRIFPNGDETEPNEAGLQFYDNVFDELLKYGIEPLVTISHYELPLHLAKEYGGWRDRRLVTFFERYSRVLFERYQGKVKYWLTFNEINGAQFMPMLSLGMAVREDENMLQSTYQGLHHQFVASSLATKAARQIDPSMQIGCMLIAAPVYAYSSNPVDVQFALEEERMMNYFCGDVHVRGAYPAFADRFFAENGIELAIEDGDLDLLRDYTVDFFSLSYYMSRTEKAEKDGDEAGGNIMSGVKNPYLKASDWGWEIDPDGLRIILNKLYDRYQVPLFIVENGLGAYDEVEPDGTIHDSYRIAYLEGHLKAMMEAIQDGVEMMGYTSWGCIDLVSASTGEYSKRYGFIYVDKHDDGSGTLARSRKDSFYWYKEIIATNGAALTQTSISK
- a CDS encoding DUF2157 domain-containing protein, with amino-acid sequence MKQFRKIREWQDAGLLDEATVERILNYENQRSTKQRLPLLLIIGGTFVVLAVFSFLAANWQAMPVGWKIGLVVVLMWSCYIVADLSERRHILHPIVFRIGGILAFGASILVVVQSFHLPMEGSLLGWCVFVAALVHYVLWRHEAYGVVAFLSGWTIFTSLGGFGQEQASYLDWTSFSLMIILSFSWFYFSQQLPSLLFSWLFLFFSGLSLFLLVSYDGFLWPIWTLFLLVPVLWLVREESNRRIVEMVYLVVAAISSIIYLSVRAESNVVLPSVTEAVLLAIVSTGLGIFLYQKRRGLLFIVPLGFVGVLWIDEQAILLAILFELSALLYLLYQERRHAVVWPAFLYFILVQIAIYVIYAWDRLNMSLFFLIGALLIFLLSGVLWWLRRKGGVAS
- a CDS encoding methyl-accepting chemotaxis protein, whose translation is MEQKIKRTMSIKQKLIVTSILLLMIPALVIGFVAYDLAKQKMTEQILQSAHSGVDRMNDEIQNIIDPMRRDVAFFADRIDGTLYQKGKQNAALKEKMTEYLDMHPQAANIYFATTDGDMNIFPEQVMPDDYDPRERSWYQSAEAAGGKVVITDPYVDAASNKMMVTLSQTTGNGKGVVAIDVDVDRIAEIAKKIKIGKEGYVMILDSTKKIVTHPTLKPGEKATGKWVSSLYANPAGQFGYEFENKGKQMDFMTNDLTKWKVAGTLYDHEITDATSSILWTTLVVIGGMLLVAAIFIYFILRSILRPLGHLTRGAERIQSGDLTEPVIVESNDEVGKVAQSFNVMVDSLRSIIINLDQSITQVAGSSQELMANSAQTTSASEQIAGSIQQVAAGADQSKRQLDANAVSLQSITAGIMRIAESSTDVSELSRSTATEAENGTVAVLKNVEQMKEIDASVQNFGGVISSLAHRSNEIGKIVDVINGIAEQTNLLALNAAIEAARAGENGKGFAVVASEVRKLAEQSQDSTKQIAQLIQNIKQETDQSVTMMKEVSGQTKAGLSTTEASAERFQKILERTQEMTPRIEDVTATVEEIAANVQEVSASATEIAHIAQENSSASKQVAATTEEQLSAMEEISQSAKVLSDMAEELQVLVARFRV
- a CDS encoding rhodanese-like domain-containing protein yields the protein MKTIHVDELQERLEAGEALHVVDVREQDEYDAGHIPNVRFLPMSEIGERYTELQEGETYYLICKAGARSENVGRFLEQYGYDIVNVEGGMMNWKGDQEA
- a CDS encoding SAM hydrolase/SAM-dependent halogenase family protein; this translates as MAEALVLQSDFGVSDGAVSAMYGVAHSINPEIRIFDLTHDIPPFHIWEASYRLLQTVPYWTEQTVFVSIVDPGVGSRRKSVVARTRTNQYIITPDNGTLTHLWQAGYIAEVRQLDDRRHRLPRMGESYTFHGRDIFAFTGARLSSHVITFEEMGPLLPTEELVLLDRTPASSSDIGVTGIVEILDVRFGNVWTNIPVALVRQTGLDIGSHVKVRVSYRDRIVYEQTLLFGHSFADVPVGSGVVYINSLDQIALALNQGSFAHAFEVGIGNDWSVSVQHIKGGDRT